Below is a genomic region from Bradyrhizobium sp. 1(2017).
TCCTGGGCCTCCGGAGGCAGGGCGGACGCGCCATTGAGCTTGGCCATCATTTTCCATGTGGCAAAATCCGCGCGGGCGCGGGTATCGGCGCGTCGCGCGATCAGCATATCGGCAGCTTTGACCAAGTCGGCCTCTGGCCCTTCGGCTCGTGTTCGGGTGTCGCCGTCAACTACGTGTTGCCGGTCAGGAAGAGAACAGCCTGAATCACATAACCGGTCAACGTTCGCAGTATTCCTGAAATAACATCAAGATTTAGACCGAACTGCGAACCCGCCAGCGGCAGCAAGATCAGGAGCGCGATCAGGATCAGCATCCCGAACGGCTCGAGCCGGGCCAAGGGCATGGCGAGGGGACGTGGCAACAGCCCGACCGCGACCCGGCCGCCATCGAGCGGCGGGATCGGCATCATGTTGAAGACTGCCAGCACCGCGTTGATGATCAGAGCATTCTTGAGGTTGTCCGCGACCCATTTCGCCGAACTTGCGGGAACCTGGGGTAGCGCATGGAATGCGAGGGCGGCGGCGAGCGCCAGCAGGATGTTGGTGGCCGGCCCCGCCAAAGCCACCCAGACCATGTCGAGCCGGGGGTTGTTGAGCTTGCGGAAGTTCACTGGCACCGGCTTGGCGTAGCCGAACAGGAACGGCGAATGCGCAAACAGCAGCATCGCCGGCAGGATCAGGGTGCCGAAAGGGTCGATGTGCCGGAGCGGGTTGAAGCTGACGCGGCCGAGCTGCGCGGCGGTATTGTCTCCGAGCCGGTCGGCGACGAAGGCATGCGCAGCCTCGTGGAACGTGATGGCGAGCACGAGGGGGAGCACCCACACCGACAAGTCATAAAAGGAAATATTCACCAGCTCATCCGT
It encodes:
- a CDS encoding site-2 protease family protein codes for the protein MNISFYDLSVWVLPLVLAITFHEAAHAFVADRLGDNTAAQLGRVSFNPLRHIDPFGTLILPAMLLFAHSPFLFGYAKPVPVNFRKLNNPRLDMVWVALAGPATNILLALAAALAFHALPQVPASSAKWVADNLKNALIINAVLAVFNMMPIPPLDGGRVAVGLLPRPLAMPLARLEPFGMLILIALLILLPLAGSQFGLNLDVISGILRTLTGYVIQAVLFLTGNT